In Mycobacterium gallinarum, a single window of DNA contains:
- a CDS encoding SDR family oxidoreductase, which yields MTVLVTGAAGTTGSRVVAELRCRGVAYRSATRRPRSSDQVRFDWDDSSTFADALRGVHAVYLVGPIEVVDPSHQVEAFLDEATAAKVQRVVTLSSSAVEAGAPGPGVVHRMIASAMPEWTVLRPSWFMQNFFGDHPLAHAVRHGEIVTATGDAKVAFIDAGDIAAVAATVLTDHAPHNTDYVLTGPEALSYAQAADIISRAVGHMVRHRSVDPDTLVALFTSAGLSADYATLLASLDAVIAAGAENRVTESVQRITGRRPRSLAEVVRAEGRSG from the coding sequence GTGACGGTCCTCGTCACGGGAGCGGCGGGAACGACCGGCTCGCGCGTGGTCGCTGAACTGCGATGTCGTGGGGTGGCGTATCGCTCCGCGACGCGTCGGCCGCGTTCGTCAGATCAGGTCCGGTTCGATTGGGACGATTCCTCGACATTCGCCGACGCGCTGCGCGGCGTGCACGCGGTCTACCTGGTCGGTCCGATCGAGGTGGTCGACCCCAGTCATCAGGTCGAAGCTTTTCTCGACGAAGCAACTGCCGCGAAAGTGCAACGTGTCGTCACGCTGAGCTCGTCGGCCGTCGAGGCGGGCGCCCCGGGACCCGGCGTCGTACACCGCATGATCGCGTCGGCGATGCCGGAGTGGACGGTGTTGCGACCGTCGTGGTTCATGCAGAACTTTTTCGGTGACCATCCCCTCGCGCACGCCGTCCGCCACGGCGAGATCGTCACCGCCACCGGCGACGCCAAGGTGGCCTTCATCGATGCCGGCGACATCGCTGCAGTCGCGGCCACGGTGCTCACTGACCACGCCCCGCACAACACCGACTATGTCCTCACCGGTCCCGAAGCGCTTAGCTACGCCCAAGCGGCCGACATCATCTCGCGTGCCGTCGGCCACATGGTGCGCCACCGATCGGTCGACCCCGACACTCTCGTTGCGCTGTTCACCAGCGCCGGGTTGTCCGCGGACTATGCCACCTTGCTGGCGAGCCTTGACGCGGTCATTGCAGCGGGCGCAGAGAACCGGGTCACCGAGTCGGTGCAGCGCATCACCGGCCGTCGGCCGCGGTCACTCGCCGAAGTGGTCAGGGCCGAGGGGCGCAGCGGCTAG
- a CDS encoding alpha/beta fold hydrolase translates to MIERAPIHLGSGEPLLLLHPFMMSQNVWKGVAPLIADTGRYEVLAPTMPGHNGGIKGRFFLDTVELADDMERRMDALGWDTAHIVGNSLGGWVAFELSRRGRARSLTGIAPAGGWHRYTPAKFEIVFKFVAGLPVYLGAKLLGQRALKLPGVRHLGYVPISAKADRLNDEQWLDIIDDVTHCPAYYQLLIKSLLMPGLMELAEAKTPTHLVICEKDRVLPHPRFTRHFTTHLPESTQITHLDDVGHIPMFEAPRRVADLIVEFTDRHATPPPHQAIG, encoded by the coding sequence ATGATCGAGCGCGCACCCATCCACCTGGGCTCCGGCGAACCACTGCTTTTGCTACACCCGTTCATGATGTCGCAGAACGTGTGGAAAGGCGTCGCACCTCTGATTGCTGACACCGGTCGGTACGAAGTGCTGGCACCCACCATGCCCGGCCACAACGGCGGTATCAAGGGCAGGTTCTTCCTGGACACCGTCGAGCTGGCCGACGATATGGAACGCCGGATGGACGCGCTGGGCTGGGACACCGCGCACATCGTCGGTAACTCGCTCGGCGGTTGGGTGGCCTTCGAACTGTCGCGCCGCGGCCGCGCCCGCTCGCTGACCGGCATCGCGCCCGCCGGCGGCTGGCATCGTTACACCCCCGCCAAGTTCGAGATCGTGTTCAAGTTCGTGGCCGGCCTGCCCGTTTACCTAGGCGCCAAGCTGCTCGGCCAGCGTGCGCTGAAGCTGCCGGGCGTGCGTCATCTCGGTTATGTGCCGATCAGCGCTAAAGCAGACCGCCTCAACGACGAGCAGTGGCTCGACATCATCGACGACGTCACCCACTGCCCGGCCTACTACCAGCTGCTGATCAAGTCGCTACTGATGCCCGGCCTGATGGAATTGGCCGAGGCCAAGACGCCGACGCATCTTGTCATCTGCGAGAAAGACCGGGTGCTACCGCATCCGAGGTTCACCCGGCACTTCACCACTCACCTGCCGGAGTCCACGCAGATCACGCATCTCGACGACGTCGGGCACATCCCGATGTTCGAGGCGCCGCGCCGGGTCGCCGACCTGATCGTCGAGTTCACCGACCGCCACGCGACGCCTCCGCCCCACCAGGCGATCGGCTAG
- a CDS encoding exodeoxyribonuclease III, producing the protein MIVSTINVNGIRAAIKERSAENLGLLPWLAATTADVVCLQETRADDDQVSTALAPVLADGWQLASAEPHVKGRSGVAILSRHPIDDARLMDSDEFGTHGRYLEVDTAGTTVASLYIQTGEADTPRQSEKERFMETLAARMAVLAAAGRDAVMCGDWNIAHTESDIKNWKGNVKKSGFLPSERAWLTDLLASGWVDVVRVLHPDVAGPYAWWSWRGRAFDNDAGWRIDYQLATQPLAARAVSARVERAEAYALRWSDHAPVTVEYSPAVDCKRRA; encoded by the coding sequence GTGATTGTCAGCACCATCAACGTCAACGGCATCCGCGCGGCGATCAAGGAGCGGTCAGCGGAGAACCTCGGGCTGCTGCCGTGGCTCGCCGCCACCACCGCCGACGTCGTGTGCCTGCAGGAGACCCGCGCGGACGACGATCAAGTCTCGACTGCGCTGGCGCCGGTGCTGGCCGACGGGTGGCAACTGGCGTCGGCGGAGCCGCATGTCAAAGGGCGTAGCGGCGTTGCGATCCTTTCGCGGCATCCGATCGACGACGCGCGGCTGATGGATTCGGACGAATTCGGTACGCACGGCCGCTATTTGGAGGTGGACACCGCGGGCACGACGGTCGCCAGCCTGTACATCCAGACCGGCGAAGCGGATACGCCGCGCCAGTCGGAGAAAGAGCGGTTCATGGAGACGCTGGCGGCCCGGATGGCCGTCCTGGCCGCGGCGGGTCGCGACGCCGTCATGTGTGGCGACTGGAATATCGCGCACACCGAGAGCGACATCAAGAACTGGAAGGGCAACGTCAAGAAGTCCGGCTTTCTGCCCAGTGAGCGGGCCTGGCTGACGGATCTACTTGCGTCCGGCTGGGTCGACGTGGTGCGGGTGCTGCATCCTGACGTCGCAGGCCCGTATGCCTGGTGGTCCTGGCGGGGCCGCGCATTCGACAACGACGCAGGCTGGCGGATCGACTACCAGCTCGCCACCCAACCGCTCGCGGCGCGAGCCGTATCCGCCAGGGTCGAGCGGGCCGAGGCCTATGCGCTGCGCTGGTCCGACCATGCCCCGGTCACCGTCGAATATTCACCTGCTGTGGACTGTAAGCGGCGCGCATGA
- a CDS encoding NAD(P)/FAD-dependent oxidoreductase has translation MTDEPIAPRRHRVVIIGSGFGGLFAAKHLKRADVDVTLIAKTTHHLFQPLLYQVATGILSVGEIAPATRIILRKNKNAEVLLGDVAGIDLENKTVTSKLLDWERVTPFDSLIVAAGAQQSYFGNDHFEAFAPGMKTVDDALELRGRILGAFEAAEVTTSEAERKRRLTFVVVGAGPTGVEVVGQIAELADRTLAGAFRTIDPTEARVILVEAAPAVLPPMGPKLGLKAQRRLERIGVEVKLNTMVTDVDYMGLTVKEDGEEKRIECAVKVWSAGVQASPLGKLIAEQSDGTEVDRAGRVIVEPDLTVKGHPNVFVIGDLMSVPGVPGMAQGAIQGAVYATKQIKSELKGSAGERKPFKYLNKGSMATVSRFSAVCQIGKIEFGGFLAWLAWLGLHLYYLVGSRNRIVAVYSWFITFLGRGRSQLAITERWVFARRAIEESREQSAQKAIG, from the coding sequence ATGACCGACGAACCCATCGCTCCCCGGCGTCATCGCGTCGTCATCATCGGGTCCGGCTTCGGTGGGCTGTTCGCGGCCAAACACCTCAAGCGCGCGGACGTTGACGTCACCCTCATCGCGAAGACGACCCACCACCTGTTCCAGCCGCTGCTCTATCAAGTCGCCACCGGCATCCTGTCGGTCGGTGAAATAGCGCCGGCGACGCGAATCATCTTGCGTAAGAACAAGAACGCCGAAGTATTGCTCGGTGATGTGGCCGGGATCGATCTCGAGAACAAGACGGTCACCTCCAAGCTGCTCGATTGGGAGCGGGTCACGCCGTTCGACAGTCTGATCGTGGCCGCAGGCGCACAGCAGTCCTATTTCGGCAACGACCACTTCGAGGCCTTCGCTCCGGGCATGAAAACAGTCGACGACGCGCTGGAGCTGCGCGGCCGGATCCTCGGCGCCTTCGAGGCGGCCGAGGTGACGACATCGGAGGCCGAACGCAAGCGCCGGCTGACATTCGTCGTCGTCGGCGCCGGACCGACCGGTGTCGAGGTCGTCGGACAGATCGCCGAGCTCGCCGATCGGACCCTGGCCGGTGCGTTCCGCACCATCGACCCCACCGAGGCCCGGGTGATCCTGGTCGAGGCCGCCCCTGCAGTCCTGCCCCCGATGGGGCCCAAGCTCGGGCTCAAGGCGCAGCGCCGGCTGGAGAGGATTGGCGTCGAGGTCAAGCTCAACACGATGGTCACCGATGTCGACTACATGGGCCTGACCGTCAAGGAAGACGGTGAAGAAAAGCGGATTGAATGCGCGGTGAAGGTGTGGTCGGCCGGCGTGCAGGCCAGCCCGCTGGGCAAGTTGATCGCCGAGCAGTCCGACGGCACCGAGGTCGACAGGGCCGGACGCGTCATCGTCGAGCCTGACCTCACGGTCAAGGGGCATCCGAACGTTTTCGTCATCGGTGACCTGATGAGCGTTCCCGGCGTCCCGGGGATGGCGCAGGGCGCGATTCAGGGCGCGGTTTACGCCACCAAGCAGATCAAGAGCGAACTCAAGGGTTCGGCAGGCGAACGAAAGCCGTTCAAGTACTTGAACAAAGGCAGCATGGCCACCGTCTCGCGGTTCAGCGCGGTGTGCCAGATCGGCAAGATCGAGTTCGGCGGGTTCCTGGCCTGGCTCGCGTGGCTCGGTCTGCACCTCTACTACCTTGTGGGCAGCCGAAACCGCATTGTCGCGGTGTACTCCTGGTTCATCACCTTCCTGGGCCGCGGCCGCAGCCAGCTGGCGATCACGGAACGGTGGGTCTTCGCGCGCAGGGCCATCGAGGAGTCCCGGGAACAGAGCGCTCAAAAAGCCATTGGCTGA
- the trpS gene encoding tryptophan--tRNA ligase gives MSTARRVFSGVQPTSDSLHLGNALGAIKQWVGMQDDYDAFFCVVNLHAITIPQDPEELRRRTMVTAAQYLALGIDTSRSTVFVQSQVPEHAELAWVLGCFTGFGQASRMTQFKDKSQKEGAEATTVGLFTYPVLMAADVLLYDTELVPVGEDQRQHLELARDVAQRFNARFPDTFVVPDVLIQKATAKIYDLQDPTSKMSKSAATDAGLISLLDDPKKTAKKIRSAVTDSEREIRYDPAAKAGVSNLLSIQSAITGTDVDKLVEGYAGRGYGDLKADTAEAVVEFVTPIQARVDELMADPAELESVLAAGAERAREVSSNTLQRVYDRLGLPRGT, from the coding sequence ATGAGCACTGCGCGTCGCGTCTTTTCCGGTGTCCAACCCACATCTGACTCCCTGCACCTGGGCAACGCCCTGGGCGCCATCAAGCAGTGGGTGGGCATGCAGGACGACTACGACGCCTTCTTCTGCGTGGTCAACCTGCACGCGATCACCATCCCGCAGGATCCCGAGGAGTTGCGTCGGCGCACGATGGTGACCGCTGCGCAATACCTCGCGCTCGGCATCGACACGTCACGGTCCACCGTCTTCGTCCAGAGCCAGGTGCCCGAGCACGCCGAACTCGCTTGGGTGCTGGGCTGTTTCACCGGATTCGGGCAGGCGTCACGGATGACTCAGTTCAAGGACAAGTCGCAGAAGGAAGGTGCGGAGGCCACGACCGTCGGGCTGTTCACGTATCCCGTGCTGATGGCCGCCGACGTGCTGCTCTACGACACCGAACTGGTTCCGGTCGGGGAGGACCAGCGCCAGCATCTGGAGTTGGCCCGCGACGTCGCCCAACGTTTCAACGCCCGTTTTCCGGACACCTTCGTGGTGCCCGACGTACTGATCCAGAAGGCCACCGCCAAGATTTACGACCTGCAGGACCCCACGTCGAAGATGAGTAAGTCTGCGGCCACCGACGCCGGGCTGATCAGTCTGCTCGACGATCCGAAGAAGACCGCGAAGAAGATCCGGTCGGCGGTGACCGACAGTGAGCGCGAGATCCGCTACGACCCGGCCGCGAAAGCCGGCGTGTCGAACCTGCTGAGCATCCAGTCCGCGATCACCGGCACCGACGTCGACAAGCTCGTCGAAGGGTACGCGGGCCGCGGCTACGGCGATCTGAAGGCCGACACCGCCGAAGCGGTAGTCGAGTTCGTCACGCCGATCCAGGCGCGTGTCGATGAACTGATGGCCGATCCGGCCGAGCTCGAGTCGGTGCTGGCCGCCGGCGCCGAGCGCGCCAGAGAGGTGTCTTCAAACACTCTGCAGCGGGTATATGACCGTTTAGGGTTGCCCCGGGGGACCTAG
- the yhjD gene encoding inner membrane protein YhjD, with the protein MTPPVEPGNPDESKPGILDRFRARYHWFDHVMRAQERYQESKGDFYAAGITYFTIFALFPMLMVGFAIGGFILASQPELLAEIQERIKSTISGDVGQQLVDLMDSAIESRTSVGIIGLATAAWAGLGWMANLREALSQMWGGARNEAKGFVRTKLSDLTAMVGLFLALVLTIGLTVLGSSGAMKQVLEWVGLQDVPGVSIALRVASLAVSVLITWWLFTWVIARLPRESVSFRSALRAGLMAAVAFEVFKQLASIYLRSVVTGPAGATFGPVLGLMVFAYITSRLILFATAWAATSSDNLATAPVDPPNPAQITPRVEFREGLGIRGALAAAALGAVGALGISRWSRRP; encoded by the coding sequence ATGACACCTCCGGTCGAGCCGGGCAATCCGGACGAGTCCAAACCCGGAATTCTCGACCGCTTTCGCGCGCGATACCACTGGTTCGACCATGTGATGCGCGCCCAAGAGCGGTACCAGGAGAGCAAGGGCGACTTCTACGCCGCGGGCATCACGTACTTCACGATCTTCGCGCTCTTTCCGATGTTGATGGTGGGGTTCGCGATTGGCGGGTTCATTCTGGCGAGCCAGCCCGAGCTGCTCGCCGAGATCCAGGAGCGGATCAAGTCGACGATCTCCGGCGACGTCGGCCAGCAACTGGTCGATCTGATGGACTCGGCGATCGAATCGCGCACCTCCGTCGGCATCATCGGCCTCGCGACCGCCGCATGGGCCGGCCTGGGCTGGATGGCGAACCTTCGTGAAGCGTTGAGTCAGATGTGGGGAGGGGCGCGGAACGAGGCGAAGGGGTTCGTCCGCACCAAGTTGTCAGATCTGACGGCCATGGTGGGCTTGTTCCTCGCGCTGGTGCTGACGATCGGGCTCACCGTGCTGGGTAGTTCGGGCGCGATGAAGCAGGTGCTGGAATGGGTTGGACTGCAGGATGTTCCGGGCGTCAGCATAGCGCTGCGGGTGGCCTCGCTTGCGGTATCGGTGCTGATCACCTGGTGGTTGTTCACCTGGGTCATCGCGCGTCTGCCCCGGGAGTCGGTCAGCTTCCGCAGCGCGCTGAGGGCCGGGCTGATGGCCGCGGTGGCATTCGAAGTCTTCAAGCAGTTGGCGTCGATCTACCTGCGTTCAGTGGTGACCGGCCCGGCCGGCGCGACGTTCGGTCCGGTGCTGGGCCTGATGGTGTTCGCCTACATCACCTCTCGGCTCATTCTGTTCGCCACGGCGTGGGCCGCGACGTCATCCGACAACCTGGCGACGGCTCCGGTCGATCCGCCCAACCCGGCACAGATCACCCCGCGCGTCGAGTTCCGAGAGGGCCTGGGGATTCGCGGTGCGCTGGCCGCGGCCGCCCTGGGAGCCGTTGGTGCGTTGGGGATTTCGCGGTGGAGCCGCCGCCCGTAA
- a CDS encoding sodium:solute symporter family protein, with protein MILLGVAISIAVVVAVGFYVSKRIEGDSSNFLVGGRMLPFWLVGGALMGAAVDTNATLGNTDLAFEFGFWAGAALPLGLALCLTITGIFFAKPMNRMGLTSFPDYYRLRFGRSVEVGASVLLAVAFCMLVAGNLVAGGFLFNYFLGMPYWLGVVLIAAIAVAYTGTGGLIADAYTAIIQMSLILIGAIGLLVWMTTTHGLDIAEGTGPLALGQLSDPAQGAVINWATLIALGIGDIVAIDFMARVFSAKSPEAARKACFTAAAGTVAICVPFGLVVLAAHSFMPAELDGPVLFVLLDQYAPIGLTVLVLCGLVGASMSTANGAILAISNVCVRNLGGVRRVHEPGKKDPLLKATRIAMVPMTLFSILFAVYVQQTGILLTLAFDLMLACLAVPFILGLVWRRGTTTAAVAAIGVGFVVRIVLFVMTPTMFGVENTILYIPNSLITASFDGWPTFIAFGAGLLTYVVVSLMTPPAPLRGLDIQVAQDVDDALDSTTVETETEPVLAG; from the coding sequence ATGATTCTTCTCGGCGTGGCGATCAGCATCGCCGTTGTCGTGGCCGTCGGCTTCTACGTGTCCAAGCGTATCGAGGGCGACAGCTCCAATTTCCTTGTCGGCGGCCGGATGTTGCCCTTCTGGCTCGTCGGCGGCGCACTCATGGGCGCGGCCGTCGACACCAACGCGACCCTCGGCAACACCGACCTCGCCTTCGAATTCGGCTTCTGGGCCGGCGCGGCGCTGCCCCTGGGTCTGGCGCTGTGTCTGACGATCACCGGCATCTTCTTCGCCAAACCGATGAACCGGATGGGGCTGACGTCGTTTCCCGACTACTACCGGCTGCGGTTCGGGCGTTCGGTCGAGGTGGGCGCCTCGGTTCTCCTGGCCGTCGCGTTCTGCATGCTGGTGGCCGGCAACCTCGTCGCGGGCGGGTTCTTGTTCAACTACTTCCTCGGCATGCCCTACTGGCTGGGTGTGGTCCTGATCGCGGCAATCGCGGTGGCCTACACCGGAACTGGCGGCCTGATCGCCGACGCCTACACGGCGATCATCCAGATGTCGCTGATCCTGATCGGCGCGATCGGGCTGCTCGTGTGGATGACCACGACGCACGGTCTCGATATCGCCGAGGGCACGGGACCTTTGGCGCTCGGCCAATTGTCCGACCCCGCGCAGGGCGCGGTCATCAACTGGGCGACGCTGATCGCACTGGGCATCGGTGACATCGTCGCGATCGACTTCATGGCCCGCGTGTTCTCCGCGAAGTCGCCCGAGGCCGCGCGCAAGGCCTGTTTCACCGCGGCGGCAGGCACCGTCGCAATCTGCGTTCCGTTCGGATTGGTTGTGCTAGCGGCACATTCGTTCATGCCCGCGGAGCTCGACGGCCCGGTGCTCTTCGTCCTGCTGGACCAGTACGCGCCAATCGGACTGACGGTCCTCGTGCTGTGCGGGCTGGTCGGTGCGTCGATGTCCACTGCGAACGGCGCAATCCTGGCCATCTCGAATGTCTGCGTGCGCAATCTGGGCGGTGTCCGCCGCGTGCACGAGCCCGGCAAGAAGGATCCGCTACTGAAGGCAACGCGGATCGCAATGGTGCCGATGACGCTGTTCTCGATCCTGTTCGCGGTCTACGTGCAGCAGACGGGAATCTTGCTGACGCTCGCCTTCGACCTGATGCTCGCGTGCCTGGCCGTGCCGTTCATCCTCGGGTTGGTGTGGCGCCGAGGGACCACCACGGCCGCGGTCGCCGCGATCGGCGTCGGGTTCGTTGTCCGGATCGTGCTGTTCGTCATGACGCCGACGATGTTCGGGGTCGAGAACACGATCCTCTACATCCCGAACAGCCTCATCACCGCATCGTTCGACGGGTGGCCCACCTTCATCGCATTCGGGGCCGGCTTGCTGACCTATGTCGTGGTGTCGCTGATGACACCGCCGGCACCGTTGCGCGGCCTGGACATTCAGGTCGCGCAGGATGTCGACGATGCCCTGGATTCCACGACAGTGGAGACCGAGACGGAGCCTGTGCTCGCGGGGTGA